TGATCCGGCTATTTGGTTTAGAACTTATGCACGCATCGCAAACGTTTGCTACAGGCCGAATTGGCGAATTACGGCAATACGCTTGCGTGAGGGCGGATTCCGCCCCCAGCGTTCTGGCTAATCGGTTATTGGTCGATACTGACGCCCGAGAACACGTTACGGCCGAAAGGACTTACCTTGAATCCTTCGACTTTGGCGCTCAACGGCTGGTTGACCGTCGAGTGGGCGACCGGCGTGATCGGCACCTGCTGCTTGAGGTACTGTTGCGCCTGTTTGTAGAGCACGGTGCGCTGGTCGCGATCGGTCACGACCTTGGCCTGCTTGATCAGCTTGTCGTAAGCCGGATCACACCACATGGAGTAGTTGTTGCCGCCAATGGCATCGCAGCTGTAAAGCGTGCCGAGCCAGTTGTCCGGATCACCATTGTCACCGGTCCAGCCGATCAGGCTGATGTCGTGCTCGCCGTTCTTGGTGCGCTTGATGTACTCGCCCCATTCGTAGCTGACGATCTTGATCTTGAGGCCGATCTTCGCCCAATCCGCCTGGAGCATTTCGGCCATCAGCTTGGCGTTGGGGTTATACGGACGCTGAACCGGCATGGCCCAGAGAGTGATTTCAGTGCCTTCCTTCACGCCGGCAGCCTTGAGTAGTTCCTTGGCTTTTTCCGGGTTGTAGGCGGCGTCTTTAATCGTCTCGTCGTAAGACCATTGGGTCGGTGGCATGGCGTTGACCGCCAGTTGGCCGGCGCCTTGATAGACGGCGTTGAGAATGCCTTGCTTGTTCACCGCCATGTCCAGCGCCTGGCGCACTTCGAGCTGATCGAACGGTTTGTGCCGCACGTTATAGGCGATGTAACCGAGGTTGAAGCCGGGCTTCTCGATCAGTTGCAGTTTCGGATCGTTTTTCAGTGCGGTCACGTCGGCCGGGCGCGGATGCAGGGTGATC
The Pseudomonas lini DNA segment above includes these coding regions:
- a CDS encoding ABC transporter substrate-binding protein; this translates as MRHTLVLSALLSTGLLAVTSISQAANNSLVFCSEGSPAGFDTAQYTTATDNDAAEPLYNRLAEFEKGATNVVPGLATRWDISEDGLKYTFHLREGVKFHTTKYFTPTRDFNADDVLFTFNRMLDPQQPFRKAYPTEFPYFNGMSLNKNIAKVEKTGPLTVVMTLNSVDAAFIQNIAMSFAAILSAEYADQLLASGKPSDINQKPIGTGPFVFKSYQKDSNIRYSGNKQYWDPSRVKLDNLIFAINTDASVRVQKLKANECQITLHPRPADVTALKNDPKLQLIEKPGFNLGYIAYNVRHKPFDQLEVRQALDMAVNKQGILNAVYQGAGQLAVNAMPPTQWSYDETIKDAAYNPEKAKELLKAAGVKEGTEITLWAMPVQRPYNPNAKLMAEMLQADWAKIGLKIKIVSYEWGEYIKRTKNGEHDISLIGWTGDNGDPDNWLGTLYSCDAIGGNNYSMWCDPAYDKLIKQAKVVTDRDQRTVLYKQAQQYLKQQVPITPVAHSTVNQPLSAKVEGFKVSPFGRNVFSGVSIDQ